Part of the Candoia aspera isolate rCanAsp1 chromosome 1, rCanAsp1.hap2, whole genome shotgun sequence genome, AGAGCTATACTGTACTCCTAGCTACCGCAGAGTAAAGCCTGTGTATAAAGGACCAAACTGTTCAGCAAACAAATATGCTTATCGCCCTTTCATTTAAGTACTAGCCTGATAACTATAGCAAATGAATGATCtggtaggaggaggaagaatttgATCCTTCTCTCTATTCAGTATAGAAACTAAAATGAGTTTCTAGGGTAGAAAAGCCTTCTGTACCTGACATAGAAGTCTCCAATTATCTGCCTCCCCACTCAGCAAGCCAGTAGCTTTTATGGTCATGTTTacaaaaatattctaacattcaCCCAAATATTAAGTCATTATGAAATAGCTTTTAAGACCTACTGAGACCATTATACCATGCTACAAGCACTCTGCAGAATTTAGCaatgaagtattaaaaaaaaaagctgaaagaaaTATCAAACACAGAAAGCTAGTAACTGCATATACTGGCCTTCATTCCCAACACTATTTCTAAGGGGGAAAACTTGTGTCCAAGATTTATAATCCGTAATTACAAATAATCAAAATACAAAAAGTCAAGAAAACAAAGTTGTGTATATATTATATGCGGGTCTTCACACAGGatgttgatttttcattttttttaagagaaggttTTGTCTTGGAAAACCATCTATGGAGCTGTTTTCTTTATGTGTTGCAGAATATACAAAAATACACAAAACGCCATCTTACTTCTCTAACCAGATCCTTCAATTTGCTACAGCTAAAATCCTCATTGCTTAGCATATCTGTAAAGGAAACTGATTCACTATTCACTGatgttattgtattattttaacagTGTCCCCATAATACTCTCATCCAAAGGGGAAAAAGACAGCAGAATTAAAGGATATGCTTTAGGAATATTCATATACTTGCCCTGTTTGCATTGTAGTATAAAACGACAAGGTATCTGTTGCACACATTGAATCCTGACAGATGATCACAAGCATTTTTGGCATCAAAGATATCTTCATAGACTACATAGGCTGTTCCCCTTGTCTCAGGAGTATTTCCTCTGTAGGATAACAAGTTTAATATCAGCAAAGGACAAGTCTATACCAGTATTCAAAGATGACATTTGTCACCAATACAATTTTTCCAGACACTTCAGTTGATtcttaaaatcaattaaaaacactGGTTCCAATTCTCTATGAATTTACACGTGTATAAGCCAGGAATCAGCAGCCACTAGGTTACATACAGCATCCCATCTGCAATCCTCAGACCTCCCCCAGAATTAACAGAGCTGACATTTTCAGACCTTTTTATAGAGACCTGGAGGTATTAAAGGGTGAAATGGGTACCTTAAGGTTCTGGCATCCATTTGACCTCCTAAACCACTCTCCAACAGGGCAAAAATTTCCTAGATTGGGGCAGCATACAAATGGAATTAAAACTAAAACCATCCACTCTGGTGCCATCACAGTTTCACTAGCCATGTCTCTGCAGTCCTAGGCAGGACACAAAGCTAAAATGTAATCCTATGGCTAAGCAGATTGTTCACCTCTGATGTAAGCCTATGGAACTTGGATTCATTTTAAACATGCATTCAACTGTGCTATGCAATATATCACAGACACATACAATTTCTATCACGCTTTGTTCACTGGctgtaatgtagtttgtttgCTTTAGCTTAGAGTGATGTGGGATTAGTTACAGAGCTGGGGAAAGTGTCTAACatggcctttctcaaccttttgatcctggaggaacccttgaaatatttttcaggccttggggaacccctgcacattcaggctcaaatacaggccagaagttacaaaatgattatatttgtttcatgggtaggcctgtctatatgcactaacactgttcttaacctaaaaataaagactgaaacttacctctttaatgtgaagttgtccaaatttgaaataattttttaaaataaattgtgatgtcccagggaacccctagtgacctctcgcagaaccctaggggtccatggaaccctggttgagaaaacctggtcTAACATATCAAAGGACTTTTAAGCAGCTAAGCCAGATTTAGGAGGTTTCTTGTACTATTACACTATTCTAGAAACCACTTTATTAAACTGCAATAATGATTTATCAACTAGAAAATTGTTGGGCATAATTAGAGGAAATCTAATTCAAAGTTTAGTTTATTCAGATACGCAACAGACTTACACTCTGATTTGTCGAATaggtccatattttccaaaaatgtCATACATTTCTTCAGCTGTGATTTTATATGGTAGATTTCTGATATACAAAATTCGGTTGACTTCAGGCGGTAGACGGATCTAGGTTTAACAAGCAAAACATAACAACGTAGCAACATAAACACTGATATAAACATTTCCTTGTCTttcctattatttatttcaaagctTACTACTTCCATAAATTTATTTCACAGTTCCAACATCCATCTTTTTAGGAGAAAGAAACTAGATAACTTAGTTAAGTTATCCCTGATTTAATAGGTTTGAcattctctcccctcctgtttaatacatatataaagccgctgggtgaggtcatctgcaggGTTGGGTTCAGTATCAtccatatgctgatgatgcccaattATATCTCTCAACCCCAAACctgcagatgatctcacccagcagctttaggtagatattaaacaggagaaGAGAAGACATCAAATAGTGATGCCACTGAGGTCCACTACTGGTGCCTGGAGACTGTGTGTAGTGCACGATCTGGGGGACTCACAACTGCTGCTTGAGGGCCTTTGCTCAGTTCCATCTGGTATACATGTTGCACCCCTTCCtcaggcagtcactcatgccctagtcacctcatagCTCAACTACTGAAATGCTGTccacctggggctgcccttgaaaaccatccagaagcttcaactggcccagaatgcaacgatgcaggcagtgatgggcaagcCTCAGCATGCCCCCATGACATCTCTGCTTcgtaagctgcactggttaccactaTGAAATCAGGTGCTatttaaggtgctggtcatcacctataaagccctgcatggcacagggctaggttatttgagggactgcccatCTCCCATGGTTTTTATCTGGCTAGTACATGCCAGCAGGGTTGGCACACCCTGGGTCCCTtcgattaaacagtgccatctattgggacccaggacatgtgccttctctgttgcagtgcctccCCTTTGGAATGAGATCcccctgatggcattctggaaagccttggagacctggctgttctctcaggccttgggTTAAGATGGATAGAGCCCTTTATTGGATATGTTTACATCTATGTTTTTGTATACGGCGATCAAATCCCATCTTGTTTTGTATTGTGCTTTTACTGTTTATtacattgtgagctgcccagagtcagttgagagtcaggcagcacctAAATTGAATTAAACAAACTGCTGCTTTTTTGCATTAATAGGACTAATACATTTGAGGATAACTCATCTACCAGCATCTCATATAATATGGGTGGAGTCTCCCTAAAAGTCTGCAGAGTTTACTCTGGAATAAcatggggttggggtgggggctCTACCTTGTGGTAAAGAGAATAGGATGATGGAACTGCCCAAAAAGAGAAATTTTGCCTCAATATACACACAcagggccgcaacggggggggggggggggggcaagcgaggcatgtgccccgggcgctgcgcgttggggggtgccaaaatgggtgtggaatccatgtttgccccgggtgacacagaccctagttgcagccctgcacacACATCGTGGATCGCAGCATGTAATGACTAGCACACTCAAGCACTCATTCAATGACAGTCCAGAGACTAGGCTCTTTCTACTGCTTTAATGAGGCAAATTGACTAGTGCaagaagaaagctgggaatggagaattcccactcaAACCAAGATTTAAAACTACAAGCCTCTAATCTACACCCCTACCCTTTTACCTACTAAAGCATGCAACCCCGCTTCCCCTGCCAGATGGCTCTTCTGGCATTCCCCCGCCCCTGATGGCCTTGGGGTTGCTCTGCCAATATGTCTTCAGCCATAACAATCCGGTTCACACTCTGATCTGGCACCCCTCCCTTCTGGCGACATGAAGTCTGTTAACACCGGGGTGTAAAAGATGGAAGCGATCTCGGTAAGAGAGTTCTGTGAGCCTTTGATTGGGGA contains:
- the SF3B6 gene encoding splicing factor 3B subunit 6; this encodes MAMQAAKRANIRLPPEVNRILYIRNLPYKITAEEMYDIFGKYGPIRQIRVGNTPETRGTAYVVYEDIFDAKNACDHLSGFNVCNRYLVVLYYNANRAFQKMDTKKKEEQLKLLKEKYGINTDPPK